A stretch of the Balearica regulorum gibbericeps isolate bBalReg1 chromosome 15, bBalReg1.pri, whole genome shotgun sequence genome encodes the following:
- the SNRNP25 gene encoding U11/U12 small nuclear ribonucleoprotein 25 kDa protein isoform X1 gives MAEAEEELAHAEVLELFQAALARLVQDPLLCDLPPQVTAEEIGSQVALEYGQAMTVRVCKADGETMPVVVVQNASVLELKKALRRHVQLRQARQGGVQHLSWKYIWRTYHLTYAGEKLADDRKKLREYGIRNRDEVSFIKKLRK, from the exons ATGGCGGAGGCCGAGGAGGAGCTGGCGCACGCCGAGGTGCTGGAGCTGTTCCAGGCGGCGCTGGCGCGGCTGGTGCAGGACCCGCTGCTCTGCGACCTCCCGCCGCAG GTGACGGCAGAGGAGATCGGCTCGCAGGTGGCGCTGGAGTACGGGCAGGCCATGACGGTGCGCGTCTGCAAGGCGGACGGCGAGACCATGC CCGTGGTGGTGGTGCAGAACGCCTCGGTGCTGGAGCTGAAGAAGGCGCTCCGGCGGCACGTCCAGCTGCGGCAGGCACGGCAGGGCGGCGTCCAGCACCTCAGCTG GAAGTACATATGGAGGACGTACCACTTAACCTACGCCGGGGAGAAACTGGCAGATGACagaaagaagctgagaga GTATGGCATCAGAAACCGGGATGAAGTCAGCTTCATAAAGAAACTTCGAAAGTAA
- the SNRNP25 gene encoding U11/U12 small nuclear ribonucleoprotein 25 kDa protein isoform X2: MAEAEEELAHAEVLELFQAALARLVQDPLLCDLPPQVTAEEIGSQVALEYGQAMTVRVCKADGETMPVVVVQNASVLELKKALRRHVQLRQARQGGVQHLSWYGIRNRDEVSFIKKLRK; the protein is encoded by the exons ATGGCGGAGGCCGAGGAGGAGCTGGCGCACGCCGAGGTGCTGGAGCTGTTCCAGGCGGCGCTGGCGCGGCTGGTGCAGGACCCGCTGCTCTGCGACCTCCCGCCGCAG GTGACGGCAGAGGAGATCGGCTCGCAGGTGGCGCTGGAGTACGGGCAGGCCATGACGGTGCGCGTCTGCAAGGCGGACGGCGAGACCATGC CCGTGGTGGTGGTGCAGAACGCCTCGGTGCTGGAGCTGAAGAAGGCGCTCCGGCGGCACGTCCAGCTGCGGCAGGCACGGCAGGGCGGCGTCCAGCACCTCAGCTG GTATGGCATCAGAAACCGGGATGAAGTCAGCTTCATAAAGAAACTTCGAAAGTAA
- the POLR3K gene encoding DNA-directed RNA polymerase III subunit RPC10, which produces MLLFCPACGNVLVAEEGPRCHRFACTTCPYVRNVTRKVTSRKYPRLKEVDDVLGGAAAWENVDSTAEPCPKCEHPRAYFMQIQTRSADEPMTTFYKCCNAQCGHRWRD; this is translated from the exons ATGCTGCTCTTCTGCCCGGCCTGCGGCAACGTGCTGGTGGCCGAGGAGGGGCCGCGCTGCCACCGCTTCGCCTGCACCACCTGCCCCTACGTGCGCAACGTCACGCGGAAG GTGACGAGCAGGAAGTACCCGCGGCTGAAGGAGGTGGACGACGTGCTGGGCGGCGCCGCGGCCTGGGAGAACGTGGACTCCACCGCAG AGCCGTGCCCCAAGTGCGAGCACCCCCGCGCCTACTTCATGCAGATCCAGACGCGCTCGGCCGACGAGCCCATGACCACCTTCTACAAGTGCTGCAACGCGCAGTGCGGGCACCGGTGGCGGGACTGA